ttcatatatgcgtttcgccccgatgtaatggctGGGCTCATCGGAAAATGAAATATTCGACTTTtgacagtcgaattgttttttcctgaacaccgtttattttaataaatatgatttaaaatcatgaaaatgaaaataaaaataaaaataaaccagcataagtgttcatatatgcgtttcacccctatgtaatggttgggctcatcagaagatgaccattacaccttgtcttgacgcatattttctcggaTAAATTcagattccatataatccgagATATATAGagcaactgcgaattatatagttgcttcaagttttcaaagaagataaatgttcataaagtgttcatatatgcgtttcgccccgatgtaatggctGGGCTCATCGGAAAATGAAATATTCGACTTTtgacagtcgaattgttttttcctgaacaccgtttattttaataaatatgatttaaaatcatgaaaatgaaaataaaaataaaaataaaccagcataagtgttcatatatgcgtttcacccctatgtaatggttgggctcatcagaagatgaccattacaccttgtcttgacgcatattttctcggaTAAATTcagattccatataatccgagATATATAGagcaactgcgaattatatagttgcttcaagttttcaaagaagataaattgtagcttgTTGTAGCTTGCTATgggaatttttaagaagaaacatttgacttttaaaagtcgaattgttttttcctgaacaccgtttattttaataaatatgatttaaaatcatgaaaatgaaaataaaaataaaccagcataaatgttcatatatgcgttttgccccgatgtaatggttgggctcatcaaaAGATGACCACCTtttcttgacgcatattttcttgAACAAATCGAgaattatatagttgctacaAGAAGATTGCCTTACTATGGAACTtctgaagaagaaatatttgaacGTTAACAGTCATCAAATtatgtagctcggattatatggaatATTGATTTATTCGAggaaatatgcgtcaagacaagttgtaatggtcatcttctgatgaacccaaccattacatcgccATCGGggtgaaacgcatatatgaatacttttatgctggtttgattttaaatcatatttattaaaacaaacgaTGTTCAGGAAAAACAATTTGATGAcgttaacagtcaaatatttcttctttaaaatattccaacaaatttgttgattattttttaaaattacaaaaattgctGTGATGCATCACACATTAACTTCTAAAAGCTGGCAATcccaaatttttattaaaaaccaaatttcATTCATATTTCTAAAAGTATAAAACCAATAAACTGaattttaagctgttttttcGAAGTCTTCGAGAAGTTATACTGAATTTTAtagcatttttgtttctttttaaatgtgaGCAAAAAATCTGTCAGTTGGAAATGTATAGAAAAGTCAACATACTCGTAATATTATAAcgtgaatttttataaaataaaaatatttgaatcgacgaatgtgttttttgtgaaattttgacAGCAGTCTTTTatgttgtttaaaaacaaactggCACTTAAATTTTGACAGTAATATTGTGAAACGTAGTCATTTTAAAGTCGTTGTCTTTTAAGTTGATCACAAAATTTGTAAGTCAATTGAAttgctttaaaaacttttaaaagttttaaaaacctcACTTTTATTCATGCaacttgttttgaaaatattaagccaggttatatttttaagatttctgagaatttttttAGACGGTTTGATAGAGCAAGAGAAACACAATTGACAATTGATTCTGATCTAACATTCAAATTAActttgcatttcttttattCCTTTTTGAATTGTCTGATAGAGAATTCCTGAGAAATCGAATTTTAAGAAATCGGTTTtcagatttctgacagcaaaagtgaaaaatttgtatgagaagttttgtttgtatttttgctaATACGTAAATCTCTGAgatcttaaaaatatgaactggccaaattttgttatagttttataattttgtcagTTTTCAGTCGAATTTTgctaaaattatattaattatatataAAGTGTAGAAATgtagaataaaatatattttaagccGATAGAGCACAATTTGTCCTTCAAATATTTCAGGGCTaccgaattttgtttaaaaaaatatgctatAAAAAATCTCTTTCAGAATTTTTCTGAAAGTCCACTCGTGCTATAACGAAATTATtatctgttaaataaaatttatttgaagacatTATCTGGACTCCTTCTTGAGATATGATCGAAGAAAGAAGGTTTCCCGAACGCAAACTCAGTCATCCctctaaaaacattaaattaagagAGAGAAAGCGAcatttgaaacgtcaaaaaagtcAAATGTCATTATGATAAGCAACCAAGTATAAATTCTGTTtagtttcctttttattttaaaactacatCAATCAATATTACAAAACGTTCAGTTCACTAAATCTGAAACATAGCAAATGCTGTCCACAAATTAtaattctgttaaattttaaaattgtgtattttgtaaaaacaacattaaagtCGAAATGATTAAGGTTACCCTGaacaaagtaaacaaattagacgttatcaaatttaaataatgtggTTTCATGTTGAGTCACTGcatgttgaaaatatattaaaattaatgaccATTCCCAAGAGAACGCTTACTTAATGTATGTTCACATGCatttacataaaacaaaacattctcTTTAAAGCCTTTGTTCTTTTAAGCTCGAAAACAATCTTAAGGTACGTAGAGACGATTGTCAGTTTTAACAATATGTTGTCAGATCTTACtaatgaactgtcaaaatcCATATACATTTCAATGAAGATTTTGATCTAAAGTCTTAAAACTTTAGTGTCGAGTGGTTAGCTTATTCGATTTTGCTTTAGCTCAgaattataaagaaaatgtcagatgttttaaaaaacaacatctgACAATCTAACAACCGCTGACAATAACGTTTCTGGTACAATTGTGCACATAATTGTATTTTCTACTGACAGATCTGTCAAAATTGCTGttagctttaaaaacaaaaataatcatttaactttttttgcaacatactaatttttaatttggcaaCATTGTCACCTAATTATTcaacattcaaataaattaaataaaattttgtacatCGGACAAGAACATTGTTGTAACCTTTCATAAACTAAAACTGGAACTTAAGATTCTATGTAAGGTCTTTCATGTTCTTTCAATATGGTTAATCTTGACATTAACGTTTAGCTCCAACATGCATTGTCAAGGCACTGGTCATTctaaaaatttcttaaagatAACACAGTTTCCCTAAGAGTGTGTGCAATGTCCAAAGAGAtataagaacacaaaaaaaaagactccACTCTATTTCAAAGCCTATATCAATAAACAATTTCGACAAAgttcaaaacctaaaaatatagttgttattgtttttccgTATATTCTATAGGTATTTTATAGACTTCAGTGGTCTTTGATTGTGTATagagtattttatttaagttacaaataatataatgtttttattgtGATAGCTGAAAAGCTGATAGCTATAATTCTCGTCATCGCTAAAGCTTAATAAAATCACTACAATTAAAACCCACGTTGAATCGGCAGTCGTTAAGAGAGCTCCTCTGTGACAAGTcgtgtttttttgaatttaaaggaaaattattataacgTCTTCGACaatatttaaacataatttaaatttaatttgaattattattattttaaaaacgtaaGTTTTTCTAAAGAAACTTAATAATAAGTTGCACGCAACtcgaattattttaaagaaaatggttttaaaaacccTCGGTTCGTGTTTAATGATTCAGTTGGCTTCCAGAACACACTGAGAGTTAGAAATGCTCAAATAAGtcttaagttaatttttgtattatttttcaacAGAATGGAAAACAGTGATGCAGCATTTAACATCCGAGTTGGATACGTGACTCCTGAAAGTTGGGAAATTGCAAAGAATGAACTCCGTGAAACAGCCGAAGTTAGAGAAGCAGCCATTAAGGAATTGAGGGATTTGTTGCATTCCTGCGATGACCTAAAATACAGAGACGATGATGAATTCCTCTTGATATTCCTGAGAGCCTGTCACTTTTACCCTGAAAGTGCCTTTGAAAAGGTGAGCACGATTaatataagtaaaaattgtgtttttgcgATAAGACGCAGGAGTATTGTTGCCAGGGTTTCTTATCTCCAGAGTTGGAGAACCAAGAGACCTAAGTGGGCCAAATTATTGgcaatcgttttttttattcgatctGCCTTAGAAATGGTCAGAAAGTTCAAGCAATCTGCAATCGTCGTCGCGTCAAATGAGATTGTGTATATCTGTGGCACTTGATCTTTGCCCATTGCTGGCGCAGATCAAGTGAAATGTTTTGATAAAGCCGAAGTGGTTGCTCATAGATACTAAATTTCAAACTCTCAAATtcgatataaataattttacagcCCCACCGACTTTTGAAAGATTAGAAGCTTTGTAGtatacggttttttttttttttaaacaaaacactttgTTTCTAtcattttagttgaaaacagtTGCAAGTTTCCGTAAGGAAAATGCTGCCCTCGTCCATGGACTTCTCATTGAACAATTGAAGGATAAATTCATCAAGGGAAATATCGTGAATGTGCTCAAGAATTGCGATCAATTGGGACGTCGTGTTATGATCGTAAATTGCGGTGCTGTATGGGATCCCAGCTATGTCTCATCCGAAGAGATGTTCCAAATGCTCTATGTCGTCCATTTTGCCGCCCAACTTGAACTCGAATCACAAATTCGAGGTGTTGTCGTTATGATGGATTTCGATGGTCTGtcaatgaaacaaatcaaatccCTGACTCCAAGCTTCTCCAAACGTTTATTGATGTTCATCCAAGATGCCATGCCACTTCGCATGAGGGAGGTGCACATGGTTAAACAGCCATTTATCTTTAAGATGGTTTGGTCTCTCTTCAAGCCTTTCGTTCGTGAGAAGCTCAACAAAAGGGTAAGTtaaaggacttttttttaaatgaaaactggTATAATGTtaagttttgtatgttttcagaTGCACTTTCATGGCAGTGACATGAAATCTCTTCAAAAGTTCTTAGCTCCTGAAATTCTACCAGAAAACTATGGTGGAAAATTACCAAAGATCGACTACGGTGGCAAGGAATGGTATCCAGCTGTTGAAAAACATCAAGACTTTATTCGTGAGTGGTCCGAGATGGGACCAGCAAAATGGTGAAAACTTTATTGATCACTTTATTTGTTCTCtcgaaaaaataattcaattttctaaaattattttttaatataatagtagtaactaaataactaaattaAGTCATTAATTAAACCTaaagttaaacatttaatttgtttaaatttaatataatccttttttatatacaaaagttaaaaaatacgtACATAATGTACTCTAATAGctagaaaaacaaagaaatgtttaaagatggttgttctcttttttaatgtatatttaaaacaagactgCCCAACAAgatcaataattaaatgtatcATTTTAAGTGTTGAAGATGTTATTatcgtttttaatatttacaaaatgacttaatttaaaatacaatgttgttttaagattaaattttgtttgttttttttataaaattcaccGGCTTTTTCTTTAAAGGTGCTTCCATTTTTTGGTTAAGGGTGGTTTAGTTGTTTCAAATTCCTTAAAGTAAGTTCCTGTTTATCGCCCTCTTAGAAAACTATTAAATAATAACACTtgtcaacaaaattaagttcTATTTGCTTATTTAAGGTAGGCTCAAAAACCTTAgtataatgattttttcgaacttCAAATGATGATGTTTCGAAAACCTAATGTTAATAAGTGATTTGAAATCGAATTTTATCTAACACCATTAAAAACCTTCGGAtgggtttaattttatttcagctACAAAATCTTATTGAAAAGTGTTATTAACTTTCCTTCGGAATCGatctgaattcaaaattttgatatttcttgacgtttcaaggccgttagaataaaaaatcaagttaCGTTGAAAGGTGTTTTAAGTAAATCTGGAAAATCTGTTAAGTGAAATATTCAtcacttcaaatattttacaaacataaaataatattacctCCAAATAGTTGTATAcatcgaagaataacgtttttgagatctattaaatttttttgaaacattgaattgcaaaaatttaaaatctaaaacattcctgcttaaaattggtaaaaattgatttttgaatcgaATATCTTTGCAACAATTACAGAAATttgcttcaaaatatttgtatcttgaaaaaaaacattatttttaacatttgataatatttttcgaCAATTAATACGTTGAAAAAATACTCCCAAGCATTTTGAACATTGTTAGTGTCCATACTCCTCCGgtacggcttaaccaatttcaatgaaatttggcAACagtgattgctattgaggatctttgcattgtCATAGCCAACTTAGCACTCAGTAATTTCGGTATACATTCACCAAATTGAAATGGATCTgctttaatagacactgaattgaactGAAttgaaatacaatacaatactgttGAAATAGCAGCGACTGTTGCTCGGAAAGTCCCACAAattaatgaagaacaaagaaccatttttgaCCACAGGTATCGGCAGAtaaaggtggattctttttt
This window of the Eupeodes corollae chromosome 3, idEupCoro1.1, whole genome shotgun sequence genome carries:
- the LOC129951598 gene encoding clavesin-2, translated to MENSDAAFNIRVGYVTPESWEIAKNELRETAEVREAAIKELRDLLHSCDDLKYRDDDEFLLIFLRACHFYPESAFEKLKTVASFRKENAALVHGLLIEQLKDKFIKGNIVNVLKNCDQLGRRVMIVNCGAVWDPSYVSSEEMFQMLYVVHFAAQLELESQIRGVVVMMDFDGLSMKQIKSLTPSFSKRLLMFIQDAMPLRMREVHMVKQPFIFKMVWSLFKPFVREKLNKRMHFHGSDMKSLQKFLAPEILPENYGGKLPKIDYGGKEWYPAVEKHQDFIREWSEMGPAKW